One part of the Pristiophorus japonicus isolate sPriJap1 chromosome 21, sPriJap1.hap1, whole genome shotgun sequence genome encodes these proteins:
- the ccr7 gene encoding C-C chemokine receptor type 7, translated as MMTGFRRALHDTLLSLGLLSQLCLCTEIPVTASTEFPTSTYDYDYLSEETSSDVMDYNQFVQQCQKEDVRSFRKSFLPAIYSVICVLGVVGNGLVVITYIYFHRLRTMTDVYLLNLAIADLFFLITLPFWAVNVVQHWVFGQIMCKVVYGLYRVSFFSGMLLLMCISIDRYISIVLAASAHRHRTKAVYCSKIVSMCVWLVSILLATPELHFSQQTKSDNILQCKMRLTNDTLIYTASAQLALGFFVPLAVMLFCYCVIIKTLLLARNFEKHKAIKVIIAVVLVFLLFQLPYNSVMLIDTINDVNSTMTDCELSKRMNIALDITKSLAYVRCCLNPFLYAFIGVKFRTDLLKLMKEMGCMSSERLMRYANIKPTGPAKRGSIATDTESTTTYSP; from the coding sequence CTCTGCTTGTGCACCGAGATTCCAGTAACGGCATCGACAGAGTTCCCGACCAGCACTTATGATTATGATTACTTGTCGGAGGAGACGTCGTCAGATGTGATGGACTATAATCAATTCGTTCAGCAGTGTCAAAAGGAGGATGTCAGATCTTTCCGCAAGTCCTTCCTACCTGCCATTTACTCAGTGATCTGCGTGCTGGGTGTCGTGGGGAATGGGCTGGTGGTGATCACCTACATTTACTTCCACCGCCTGCGCACCATGACCGATGTTTACCTGCTGAACCTGGCCATCGCGGACCTGTTCTTTCTCATCACCCTGCCCTTCTGGGCCGTCAATGTGGTCCAGCATTGGGTCTTCGGACAGATCATGTGCAAGGTGGTGTACGGACTGTACCGGGTCAGCTTCTTCAGTGGCATGCTGCTTCTCATGTGCATCAGCATCGACCGCTACATCTCCATTGTCCTGGCCGCCTCGGCTCACCGCCACCGAACCAAGGCTGTGTACTGCAGTAAGATCGTGTCGATGTGCGTCTGGCTGGTGTCCATCCTCCTGGCCACCCCCGAGCTCCACTTCAGTCAACAGACCAAGAGTGACAACATCCTGCAGTGCAAGATGCGCCTCACAAACGACACGCTCATATACACTGCCAGTGCGCAGTTAGCCTTGGGCTTCTTCGTCCCTTTGGCAGTCATGCTCTTCTGCTATTGTGTCATCATTAAGACCCTGCTCCTGGCACGCAACTTTGAGAAGCACAAAGCCATCAAGGTGATCATTGCCGTGGTGCTGGTCTTCCTCCTGTTCCAGTTGCCTTACAACAGTGTCATGCTCATAGACACCATCAACGATGTGAACAGCACCATGACCGACTGTGAGCTCAGCAAGCGCATGAACATTGCTCTGGACATCACCAAGAGCCTCGCCTACGTCCGCTGTTGCCTGAACCCGTTCCTCTATGCCTTCATTGGAGTGAAGTTCCGCACCGACCTGCTGAAGCTGATGAAGGAGATGGGTTGCATGAGCAGTGAGCGGCTGATGAGATACGCCAACATCAAGCCAACTGGCCCCGCCAAGCGAGGCTCCATCGCCACCGACACCGAGAGCACCACCACCTATTCCCCATGA